A window of the Geomonas agri genome harbors these coding sequences:
- a CDS encoding HD family phosphohydrolase yields MPTESGDKQTIQKSSLIRLYDSWMGAVAQGLTCDRNEKRSRFIMLFLTALFLTLLIIPSPQFLSVQYREGDIATSDIRATQDYLIEDLLLTEKKRAEAEGAAPFVYTLAANGNIELVRRFDDALDVVDDPSMHGEARRKAVVAVLGVDISTQELAALSHVKQQRAFLSDLGRQLAPLYRQRIVADRGHFAADLRHGIVVVDDATRQDVAGGDYSASIDLPAARRIFSQATLTQGAASHDLELLKGVALRMMAPNLSFDRNGTDAKKSEARTAVRPVLFKMKRGEMIVRVGERVTSEQAMKLEKIFKARTSTPVLTGLGIFGLILVLCYAPYRFGRKNIRKFNPTNKDILLLSLLTVANFAVLKLVSAVSTALGGLFPSIDTASYFYLFPFAASAIIVRIILNSEVALVYCAITAPLTGIMLNNSLQVVVYALLGGIVGAHGVRQCKERGTIYSAGFKVSAVNMALAVCFHVYNDSPLSLQPLYCIIFAFLGGLINAVYVSGTIPLIEALFQYTTDVKLLELANLNSPLLRELMIRAPGTYHHSVLVGNMVEAGAEAINANPLLARVAAYYHDVGKLKKPQYFIENIRDGENRHDKLSPSMSALILISHMKDGVELAKEHRIGQPIIEIIRQSHGTSLINYFYLKAKGLETPGSPPVDERDFRYPGPKPQTREAGLVLLADCVEAASRTLADPTPARIQGLVQKIINNIFIDGQLDECELTLKNLHEIAKSFNQILAGIYHQRIDYPEPAYKEKTIAKKPEDIDSEPPKADAGREDAAAKGGAEDLRRLGMS; encoded by the coding sequence ATGCCCACCGAAAGCGGCGACAAACAGACAATTCAGAAGAGTTCGCTGATCCGGCTCTACGACAGCTGGATGGGAGCGGTTGCCCAAGGTCTCACCTGTGACAGGAATGAGAAGCGCAGTCGCTTCATCATGCTGTTCCTCACCGCCTTATTCCTCACCCTGCTCATCATTCCGAGTCCGCAGTTCCTGTCGGTGCAGTACCGCGAAGGCGATATCGCCACCTCCGATATTCGTGCCACCCAGGACTATCTCATCGAGGACCTGCTACTGACCGAGAAGAAAAGGGCGGAGGCAGAGGGTGCCGCGCCGTTCGTCTATACTCTCGCCGCCAACGGCAATATTGAACTCGTGCGTCGCTTCGATGACGCGCTGGATGTCGTGGACGACCCCTCCATGCACGGGGAGGCCAGGCGCAAGGCAGTAGTCGCCGTGCTCGGCGTCGATATCTCGACCCAGGAACTCGCGGCACTCTCCCACGTCAAGCAGCAGCGGGCTTTCCTCTCCGACCTGGGGCGGCAGTTGGCCCCCCTGTACCGGCAGCGCATCGTTGCCGACCGCGGCCACTTCGCCGCCGACCTGCGCCACGGCATCGTGGTGGTGGATGACGCTACCCGGCAGGACGTCGCCGGAGGAGACTACAGTGCGAGCATCGATCTCCCTGCGGCGCGCCGCATCTTCTCCCAGGCAACCCTGACCCAGGGGGCAGCGTCCCACGACCTGGAGCTGCTCAAGGGCGTGGCGCTGCGCATGATGGCTCCCAACCTCTCCTTCGACCGTAACGGCACCGATGCCAAGAAGAGTGAAGCGCGCACCGCAGTGCGCCCGGTGCTTTTCAAGATGAAGCGCGGTGAAATGATCGTCCGGGTCGGGGAGCGGGTTACCTCCGAGCAGGCGATGAAGCTGGAGAAGATTTTCAAGGCCAGGACCAGCACCCCCGTTCTTACCGGTCTGGGGATCTTCGGCCTCATCCTGGTGCTCTGCTACGCGCCGTACCGCTTTGGCCGCAAGAACATCAGGAAGTTCAACCCGACCAACAAGGACATCCTGCTGCTGTCGCTGCTGACGGTGGCCAACTTCGCCGTGCTGAAGCTGGTCTCGGCGGTCTCCACCGCCTTGGGGGGACTTTTCCCCTCCATCGACACGGCGAGTTACTTCTACCTGTTCCCGTTTGCGGCCTCCGCCATCATCGTCAGGATCATCCTGAACTCCGAGGTGGCCCTGGTCTACTGCGCCATCACCGCCCCGCTTACCGGGATCATGCTGAATAACTCGCTCCAGGTGGTGGTCTACGCCCTGCTGGGCGGCATCGTGGGCGCCCACGGCGTGCGCCAGTGCAAGGAGCGCGGCACCATCTACAGCGCCGGGTTCAAGGTGAGCGCGGTAAACATGGCGCTGGCGGTCTGCTTCCACGTCTATAACGACAGTCCGCTCTCGCTGCAGCCGCTGTACTGCATCATCTTCGCCTTCCTGGGTGGCCTGATCAACGCGGTCTACGTCTCGGGCACCATCCCGCTCATCGAGGCGCTGTTCCAGTACACCACCGACGTCAAGCTCCTGGAACTCGCCAACCTCAACTCGCCGCTATTGCGCGAGCTGATGATCCGCGCCCCCGGCACCTACCACCACAGTGTGCTGGTGGGCAACATGGTGGAGGCGGGCGCCGAGGCGATCAACGCCAACCCGCTTCTGGCCCGCGTCGCAGCCTACTACCACGACGTCGGCAAGCTGAAGAAGCCGCAGTACTTTATCGAGAACATCCGTGACGGCGAGAACCGCCACGACAAGCTCTCTCCCAGCATGAGCGCCCTCATCCTCATCTCGCACATGAAGGACGGGGTCGAGCTTGCCAAGGAACACCGCATCGGGCAGCCGATCATCGAGATTATCCGGCAGTCCCACGGCACCTCGCTGATCAACTACTTCTACCTGAAGGCGAAGGGGCTGGAGACGCCGGGCTCACCACCGGTGGACGAGCGCGACTTCCGCTACCCGGGACCCAAGCCGCAGACCAGGGAGGCCGGGCTCGTGCTCCTGGCCGACTGCGTGGAGGCCGCCTCGCGCACCCTCGCCGACCCGACCCCGGCCAGGATCCAGGGGCTGGTGCAGAAGATCATCAACAACATCTTCATCGACGGTCAGCTGGACGAGTGCGAGCTGACCCTGAAGAACTTGCACGAGATAGCCAAGAGCTTCAACCAGATACTCGCGGGGATCTATCACCAGCGCATCGATTACCCCGAACCTGCCTACAAGGAGAAGACGATTGCCAAGAAGCCAGAGGATATCGATAGCGAACCGCCAAAGGCGGATGCCGGTCGCGAAGACGCAGCTGCGAAAGGTGGCGCAGAGGATCTTAGACGCCTTGGGATGTCCTGA
- the ybeY gene encoding rRNA maturation RNase YbeY: MPVAKTQLRKVAQRILDALGCPEAELSVSIVGDRSIRVLNREYLGRDKATNVISFAMQEGEFGAINPDVLGDVVISVDTAAREAEEAGQTFLERLYFLLLHGILHITGYDHERSGEAEAARMEAKEREIFSLLVEEGLV, encoded by the coding sequence ATGCCGGTCGCGAAGACGCAGCTGCGAAAGGTGGCGCAGAGGATCTTAGACGCCTTGGGATGTCCTGAGGCGGAACTCTCCGTCAGCATCGTGGGGGACCGGTCCATCCGGGTCCTGAACCGGGAGTACCTGGGGCGGGACAAGGCCACCAACGTGATCTCCTTCGCCATGCAGGAAGGGGAGTTCGGCGCCATCAATCCCGACGTTCTGGGCGACGTGGTCATCTCCGTCGACACCGCGGCGCGCGAGGCCGAGGAAGCCGGGCAGACCTTCCTGGAGCGCCTCTACTTCCTGCTTTTGCACGGCATCCTGCACATCACCGGCTACGACCATGAAAGAAGCGGCGAGGCCGAGGCCGCCCGCATGGAGGCCAAGGAGCGTGAGATCTTCTCCCTGCTGGTCGAGGAAGGGCTTGTCTAG
- a CDS encoding diacylglycerol kinase encodes MKPTRFIDSVNCAIEGILHTTRTQKHMRYHFLAALVVLFAALLLRVSSIEFMLLALAISFVLFAELLNTAIEVVVDMISPEYHPMAKIAKDVAAGAVLVAAIGTAIMGYLVLSKYVLPWQRLGLQMVGTESELGMVVSAVLVLIVVVILKACSGTGTPLEGGGASGHSAVAFSIATSVTLHTQDPLIALFCFILAVMVSHSRLLLRIHRPREVVVGAVVGVGITFAVHLLFRAFWQGGL; translated from the coding sequence ATGAAGCCGACCCGCTTCATCGACTCCGTGAACTGCGCCATCGAGGGGATCCTCCACACCACGCGCACGCAGAAGCACATGCGCTACCACTTCCTGGCGGCTCTGGTCGTGCTGTTCGCCGCGCTCTTGTTGCGGGTCTCTTCGATCGAGTTCATGCTGCTGGCCCTAGCCATCAGCTTCGTGCTGTTCGCCGAGTTGCTCAATACCGCCATCGAGGTGGTGGTGGACATGATCTCGCCGGAGTACCACCCCATGGCCAAGATCGCCAAGGACGTGGCGGCGGGCGCAGTGCTGGTAGCCGCTATCGGCACCGCCATCATGGGGTACCTGGTGCTCTCCAAGTACGTGCTCCCCTGGCAGCGGCTGGGGCTGCAGATGGTGGGTACCGAGTCGGAATTGGGCATGGTGGTGTCGGCGGTCCTGGTGCTGATCGTGGTGGTGATCCTCAAGGCATGCTCAGGGACCGGGACGCCGCTGGAAGGAGGCGGCGCCAGCGGCCACTCGGCGGTCGCCTTCTCCATCGCCACCTCGGTAACGCTGCATACCCAGGACCCGCTCATCGCCCTTTTCTGTTTCATCCTGGCGGTGATGGTGAGCCATTCGCGCCTCTTGCTCAGGATCCACCGTCCGCGGGAGGTGGTCGTGGGTGCGGTCGTGGGGGTGGGGATTACCTTCGCGGTGCACCTGCTGTTCCGCGCTTTTTGGCAGGGCGGGCTGTGA
- a CDS encoding hemolysin family protein, whose protein sequence is MEEGNGRKGQGIMESLTRLLYGKKKVTEAEIQEIMDAGEEEGLINQEENAMIRSILTLGDSMVREIMLPRMEMACVSIELEVREVLKSIIASGHSRLPVYEGTIDNIIGLIYAKDLLRYWGEPDDAIELRKLIRPPFFIPETKNLEELLHDFKKRRVHMAVVIDEYGGTAGLVTIEDLLEEIVGDIQDEYDLETERLSVQGDGSIVADGRLPIEEVEEQFDVEIEKDNFETVGGLLFHLTGRIPAAGDVIESDSLVLTVLEADERRIAQVHIAKKQEPVGESEES, encoded by the coding sequence TTGGAAGAGGGTAACGGACGCAAGGGCCAGGGAATCATGGAATCCTTGACCCGGCTCTTGTACGGCAAAAAGAAGGTCACCGAGGCGGAGATCCAGGAGATCATGGACGCCGGCGAGGAGGAAGGGCTCATCAACCAGGAGGAGAACGCGATGATCCGTTCCATCCTGACCCTTGGCGACTCCATGGTGCGCGAGATCATGTTGCCGCGCATGGAGATGGCGTGCGTCTCCATCGAACTCGAGGTGCGCGAGGTGCTCAAGTCGATCATCGCGTCGGGGCACTCCCGGCTCCCGGTGTACGAGGGGACCATCGACAACATCATCGGGCTTATCTACGCCAAGGACCTGCTCAGGTACTGGGGCGAACCCGACGACGCCATCGAACTGAGGAAGCTGATCCGTCCCCCTTTCTTCATCCCGGAGACCAAGAACCTGGAGGAGTTGCTGCACGACTTCAAGAAGCGGCGGGTGCACATGGCGGTGGTCATCGACGAGTACGGCGGCACTGCCGGCCTGGTGACCATCGAAGACCTGCTCGAGGAGATCGTGGGGGACATCCAGGACGAGTACGACCTGGAAACGGAGCGTCTCTCGGTGCAGGGGGACGGCTCCATCGTGGCCGACGGCAGGCTCCCCATCGAGGAAGTGGAAGAGCAGTTCGACGTCGAGATCGAGAAGGACAATTTCGAGACGGTGGGGGGACTCCTGTTCCACCTGACTGGGCGCATTCCCGCCGCGGGCGACGTCATCGAAAGCGACTCGCTGGTGCTTACCGTGCTGGAGGCGGACGAGAGGCGCATTGCCCAGGTGCACATCGCGAAAAAACAGGAACCGGTCGGGGAGTCTGAGGAATCGTGA
- the lnt gene encoding apolipoprotein N-acyltransferase: MAGEAAAGRYLLALLSGVLLALSFPLPGVSALAWIAFVPLFLAADRVSPRMGFRLGFTAGCVAYAGILYWLNVVMMNYGKLHWTVSVTLYLTLVGYLALYPATVLWLVRRCEGSRIPLLCSFPLLWVTGEAIRSYVMTGFPWASLGYSQYRTLPLIQISDLTGVYGVSFLIALANVVFYRIWVSMRYRKPYPVRALLLLVLLMAATMVYGVSALTRSDRGEPRRVLLVQGNIPQDQKWDPAFQDATLKTYERLTREGCKEPGTLVVWPESALPFFLQREPAYAARVSALAVELKSPLVVGSPAYEQQEGRVRYLNSAFLFSEQGTIVGRSDKLHLVPFGEYVPLAPLLPFVNKLVTGIGDFSPGKEAVVLPASTGKLGVLVCFEGIFPEVANAYVARGAQVLVNITNDAWFGRSSAPYQHLSMTVFRAVENRVPLVRAANTGISAVIDSKGHIRGMTPLFQEATLSGEVRPGTGRTFYNRFGDLFALICISGSIGMGIACYRGRRI; the protein is encoded by the coding sequence ATGGCAGGTGAGGCGGCCGCGGGGCGCTACCTGCTGGCGCTGCTCTCGGGCGTTTTGCTGGCACTCTCCTTCCCGCTGCCGGGAGTCTCGGCCCTGGCGTGGATCGCCTTCGTGCCGCTGTTTTTGGCGGCCGACCGGGTCTCCCCCCGGATGGGTTTCCGGCTCGGCTTCACCGCCGGTTGCGTCGCCTACGCCGGCATTCTGTACTGGCTCAATGTCGTCATGATGAACTACGGGAAGCTGCACTGGACCGTGAGCGTGACGCTCTACCTCACCCTGGTCGGCTACCTGGCGCTCTATCCCGCGACGGTGCTCTGGCTGGTGCGCCGCTGCGAGGGGAGCCGGATTCCGCTACTCTGCTCCTTCCCGCTGTTGTGGGTGACCGGCGAAGCGATCCGCTCCTACGTGATGACCGGATTTCCCTGGGCGAGCCTTGGCTATTCGCAGTACCGTACTCTGCCGCTTATTCAGATCAGCGACCTCACCGGTGTCTATGGGGTGAGCTTTCTGATTGCCCTAGCCAACGTGGTCTTCTACCGGATCTGGGTCTCGATGCGCTACCGCAAGCCCTACCCGGTGCGCGCCCTGTTGCTCCTGGTGCTGCTCATGGCGGCGACCATGGTCTACGGCGTCTCCGCCCTGACCCGCAGCGACCGGGGGGAGCCGCGCAGGGTGCTGCTGGTGCAAGGGAACATTCCCCAGGACCAAAAGTGGGATCCCGCTTTCCAGGATGCGACGCTGAAGACTTACGAGCGTCTGACCCGGGAAGGGTGCAAGGAACCGGGGACCCTGGTGGTCTGGCCGGAGAGCGCGTTGCCGTTTTTCCTGCAGCGCGAGCCGGCCTACGCGGCCCGGGTCAGTGCACTGGCCGTCGAGTTGAAGAGCCCCCTCGTGGTGGGTAGTCCCGCCTACGAACAGCAGGAGGGGAGGGTGCGCTACCTGAACAGCGCGTTCCTCTTCTCGGAGCAGGGGACGATCGTTGGGAGAAGCGACAAGCTGCACTTGGTCCCCTTTGGCGAGTACGTGCCGCTGGCGCCGCTGCTTCCGTTCGTGAACAAGCTGGTGACGGGCATCGGCGATTTCTCCCCCGGTAAAGAGGCCGTGGTGCTGCCCGCTTCCACCGGAAAACTCGGCGTGCTGGTCTGCTTCGAGGGGATCTTCCCGGAAGTGGCCAACGCCTATGTGGCACGGGGAGCCCAGGTGCTGGTGAACATCACCAACGACGCTTGGTTCGGGCGCAGCTCCGCCCCCTACCAGCACCTCTCCATGACCGTGTTCCGGGCCGTGGAGAACCGGGTCCCCTTGGTGCGGGCGGCCAACACCGGGATCTCCGCGGTGATCGACAGCAAGGGACACATCCGGGGCATGACCCCGCTGTTCCAGGAGGCGACCTTGAGCGGCGAGGTGAGGCCTGGCACCGGGCGCACCTTCTACAACCGCTTCGGCGACCTCTTCGCCTTGATCTGCATCTCCGGCAGCATTGGCATGGGCATCGCCTGCTACCGCGGGCGCCGTATCTGA
- the prfB gene encoding peptide chain release factor 2 (programmed frameshift): MFREEIAKIEDLAERIHKLRGSLDVDDKKERMQELEELTSRADFWNDADKAQKVLKDRMAMEKDVSTWENLDRQARDIQELIELGSEEQDEATLAEVHAMNEQLETGVSQAEFRRMLSGPHDASGAFLSINSGAGGTESQDWAEMLLRMYLRYCEKKGWKTEITDYQEGDGAGIKGVTFAATGEFAYGYLKAEAGIHRLVRISPFDSSARRHTSFASVFVFPVIEEDDIEIKIPESDLRIDTYRSSGAGGQHVNTTDSAIRITHIPTGTVVACQSERSQHMNKATAMKVLRSKLYEMELREREAKAADIAGEKKEIGWGSQIRSYVLHPYKMVKDLRTGVESGNPDNVLDGALDDFVVPFLMGVRRETKDI; this comes from the exons ATGTTCAGAGAAGAAATTGCCAAGATCGAGGACCTTGCCGAGCGAATCCACAAACTCCGGGGGTCTCTT GACGTAGATGACAAGAAGGAGCGGATGCAGGAGCTCGAGGAGTTGACCTCCCGCGCCGATTTCTGGAACGACGCCGACAAGGCCCAGAAGGTGCTCAAGGACAGGATGGCGATGGAGAAGGACGTCTCCACCTGGGAGAACCTCGACCGCCAGGCCCGTGACATTCAGGAACTGATCGAGCTGGGCAGCGAAGAGCAGGACGAGGCGACGCTCGCCGAGGTCCACGCCATGAACGAGCAGCTGGAGACCGGGGTAAGCCAGGCGGAGTTCCGCAGAATGCTCTCCGGCCCCCACGACGCCTCGGGCGCCTTCCTCTCCATCAACTCCGGCGCCGGCGGCACCGAGTCCCAGGATTGGGCCGAGATGCTCTTGCGCATGTACCTGCGCTATTGCGAGAAGAAGGGATGGAAGACCGAGATCACCGACTACCAGGAGGGTGATGGCGCCGGCATCAAGGGAGTGACCTTCGCGGCCACCGGCGAGTTTGCCTACGGCTACTTGAAGGCCGAGGCCGGCATCCACCGGTTGGTGCGCATCTCCCCCTTTGACAGCAGCGCCCGGCGTCACACCTCGTTTGCCTCCGTGTTCGTCTTCCCGGTCATCGAGGAGGACGACATCGAGATCAAGATCCCGGAGAGCGACCTGAGGATCGACACCTACCGCTCCTCGGGGGCGGGCGGCCAGCACGTCAACACCACTGACTCGGCCATCAGGATCACCCACATTCCCACCGGGACGGTGGTGGCCTGCCAGAGCGAGCGCAGCCAGCACATGAACAAGGCCACCGCCATGAAGGTGCTCCGCTCCAAACTTTACGAGATGGAGCTTAGGGAGCGCGAGGCCAAGGCGGCGGACATCGCAGGCGAGAAGAAGGAGATCGGCTGGGGGAGCCAGATTCGCTCCTACGTGCTGCATCCTTACAAGATGGTCAAGGACCTGCGCACCGGCGTGGAAAGCGGCAACCCGGACAACGTTCTGGACGGCGCCCTCGATGATTTCGTCGTCCCCTTCCTGATGGGGGTGCGCCGGGAGACCAAGGATATCTAG
- a CDS encoding C40 family peptidase encodes MLKTVRLLIIYLLLLAPAATGCATQRAGLTSVGFAIQVGAFSDVKNAERLTRKLQEQGIEAFYFKRENGIYAVRFGDFQRREEARKVAQKLVKEKTIGSYFIAPPQPDRTVLVRETVIEKAPAPSITKPTKPVPPAKKKEEPVKRDRGDMGNIAARTAERFVGIPYRWGGDTVVDGMDCSGFVRAVYNLCGINIPRTSREQYRVGDAVGREELKDGDLVFFGASSDEINHVGIFVGNGRFVHAPRRGDDIKVSSMDESYFQKRFVGAKRYF; translated from the coding sequence ATGCTTAAGACGGTAAGACTGTTGATTATATATCTTCTCCTCCTCGCGCCGGCCGCCACAGGCTGCGCGACGCAGCGGGCCGGGCTCACCAGCGTCGGCTTCGCCATCCAGGTGGGCGCCTTTTCGGATGTCAAAAACGCCGAGCGCCTCACCCGGAAGCTGCAGGAACAGGGGATTGAAGCTTTCTACTTCAAACGGGAAAACGGTATCTACGCGGTCCGTTTCGGCGATTTCCAGCGCCGCGAGGAAGCCCGCAAGGTGGCCCAGAAGCTGGTGAAGGAGAAGACCATTGGCTCCTACTTCATCGCGCCGCCGCAGCCCGACCGCACCGTGCTGGTGCGTGAGACCGTGATCGAGAAGGCGCCGGCGCCCTCGATAACCAAACCGACCAAGCCCGTGCCTCCGGCCAAGAAGAAAGAGGAGCCGGTCAAGCGCGACCGCGGCGACATGGGCAACATCGCCGCGCGCACTGCAGAGCGCTTTGTCGGCATTCCGTACCGTTGGGGCGGGGACACCGTGGTCGACGGCATGGACTGCAGCGGTTTCGTCCGCGCGGTCTACAACCTGTGCGGCATCAACATCCCGCGCACCTCGCGCGAGCAGTACCGGGTGGGGGATGCTGTTGGGCGTGAAGAGCTGAAAGACGGAGACCTCGTTTTCTTCGGCGCCTCCTCTGACGAGATCAACCATGTCGGCATCTTTGTCGGCAACGGCCGCTTCGTCCATGCACCGCGCCGCGGCGACGACATCAAGGTCAGCTCGATGGACGAGTCCTACTTTCAGAAGCGGTTCGTTGGCGCTAAACGCTATTTTTAA
- a CDS encoding DUF1015 domain-containing protein, with the protein MAFIKPFKAVRPKKELAEKVAALPYDVMNTDEAIQMASGNPVSFLHISRPEIDLSRDIDVHSDPVYVKGRDNLEKFLAEGVLVQDETERYYVYRQKMGNITQTGLVVCAGVDDYQSGTIKKHELTRADKEEDRVKHIDALNANDEPVFYTYRNDPALTATIDQVTKAAPLYDFTTDDGVSHALWDIADSKLIDSLTKSFAAIPTLYVADGHHRSAAASRVRDLRKDANPKHTGSEEYNYFLTVIFPDNEMTIMPYNRVVKDLNGRGVAEFMARVGERFEVTPVAGAVNPGERHQFGMFLGGKWYELTPREDSFPEDDPVASMDVSILQDNLLSPVLGVRNPRTDQRIHFVGGIRGVEELERVVNSGEYMVAFSLFPTSIEELMALADEDKIMPPKSTWFEPKLRSGLFIHMLD; encoded by the coding sequence ATGGCATTTATTAAGCCGTTCAAGGCGGTACGCCCCAAAAAGGAGCTGGCCGAAAAGGTCGCCGCTCTTCCCTATGACGTGATGAACACCGACGAGGCCATCCAGATGGCGTCCGGCAACCCAGTGAGTTTCCTGCACATCTCCCGTCCCGAGATCGACCTTTCCCGTGACATCGATGTGCATTCGGACCCGGTGTACGTCAAAGGGCGCGACAACCTGGAGAAATTCCTGGCGGAGGGCGTCCTGGTGCAGGACGAGACCGAGCGCTACTACGTGTACCGCCAGAAGATGGGCAACATCACCCAGACCGGCCTCGTGGTCTGCGCCGGCGTGGACGACTACCAGAGCGGCACCATCAAGAAGCACGAGCTGACCAGGGCGGATAAGGAAGAAGACCGCGTCAAGCACATCGACGCGCTCAACGCCAACGATGAGCCGGTCTTTTACACCTACCGCAACGACCCGGCCCTCACCGCGACCATCGACCAGGTCACCAAGGCGGCGCCGCTGTACGACTTCACCACTGATGACGGCGTCTCCCACGCCCTGTGGGATATCGCCGATTCCAAGTTGATCGACTCCCTCACCAAGAGCTTCGCCGCCATCCCGACCCTCTACGTTGCCGACGGCCACCACCGCAGCGCCGCCGCCAGCCGGGTGCGCGACCTGAGGAAGGACGCCAACCCCAAGCACACCGGCAGCGAGGAGTACAACTACTTCCTCACCGTGATCTTCCCGGACAACGAGATGACCATCATGCCCTACAACAGGGTGGTCAAGGACCTCAACGGCCGCGGCGTTGCCGAGTTCATGGCGCGCGTCGGCGAGCGTTTCGAAGTGACCCCGGTTGCCGGAGCGGTCAATCCCGGTGAGCGGCACCAGTTCGGCATGTTCCTGGGGGGCAAGTGGTACGAACTCACCCCGCGCGAGGATTCTTTCCCCGAGGACGACCCGGTCGCCTCCATGGACGTCTCCATCCTGCAGGACAACCTGCTCAGCCCGGTGCTCGGCGTGCGCAACCCACGCACTGACCAGCGTATTCACTTCGTCGGCGGCATCCGCGGCGTCGAGGAGCTGGAGCGGGTGGTCAATTCCGGCGAGTACATGGTCGCCTTCTCGCTGTTCCCGACTTCGATCGAGGAGCTGATGGCGCTGGCCGACGAGGACAAGATCATGCCGCCCAAGTCGACCTGGTTCGAGCCGAAACTCAGAAGTGGCCTCTTTATCCACATGTTGGATTAA
- a CDS encoding FKBP-type peptidyl-prolyl cis-trans isomerase, which yields MRNVEKFLVLLLLMAAIAIPACSQKDAAKQPATEKAAAKAAVGAVTTPSGLSYTDLVVGTGPSPTSGKGVKVHYTGTLENGTKFDSSLDRGQPFVFRIGAGEVIPGWDEGVMSMKVGGKRKLVVPPQLGYGANGAGGVIPPNATLIFEVELLDVEK from the coding sequence ATGCGTAACGTTGAGAAGTTCCTCGTGCTGTTGCTGCTCATGGCGGCGATAGCCATACCCGCCTGCTCCCAGAAGGACGCTGCCAAGCAGCCGGCAACCGAGAAAGCCGCAGCCAAGGCCGCTGTCGGGGCGGTGACCACTCCCTCCGGCCTTTCCTATACCGACCTCGTGGTTGGTACCGGCCCGTCCCCGACCTCGGGCAAGGGCGTCAAGGTGCACTACACCGGCACTCTGGAAAACGGCACCAAGTTTGACAGCTCGCTCGATCGCGGCCAGCCGTTCGTCTTCAGGATCGGCGCCGGCGAAGTGATCCCGGGGTGGGATGAGGGCGTCATGTCCATGAAAGTGGGCGGCAAGAGGAAGCTGGTCGTCCCGCCGCAGCTTGGCTACGGGGCCAACGGCGCCGGCGGGGTCATTCCGCCCAACGCGACGCTGATCTTCGAAGTGGAGCTTCTCGACGTAGAGAAGTAA
- a CDS encoding DUF4140 domain-containing protein yields the protein MRLLSLAFVLLPILVCKQAQAGQKSVTLFMDGARVEQEVAAAGGYLELPLPDSFAPGSLRVKAPGGTVQRVELVAAEQDRRRAGEIARLRERRGELQDRMDALNRREEIFSAAAKSQSGKAPRKTKANPDPVVTLQQGTEFALNQMEAVYRSKRKCRLALDAVERELASAAKGVASARIWVTGSKAQVSYQVGSERWTPTYDLRFSGEGGGELLLHAKLPQREKGVQYQVVRGTTAKPGAVEQVRGDFPVLARYPLNATSAVGAQPPERFSFAPIEASLPPGEAALYWKGEYIGSAPFAGGGSTGFALGR from the coding sequence ATGCGCCTGTTGTCGCTGGCCTTTGTGCTGCTCCCGATCCTGGTCTGTAAACAGGCCCAGGCCGGACAGAAGAGTGTCACTCTCTTTATGGATGGCGCGCGGGTGGAGCAGGAAGTTGCCGCAGCCGGCGGGTACCTGGAACTCCCCCTGCCGGACAGCTTTGCGCCGGGGTCGCTGCGGGTTAAGGCACCGGGGGGGACCGTGCAGCGGGTTGAACTGGTTGCGGCCGAGCAGGATCGCCGTCGGGCTGGTGAGATAGCCCGACTCAGGGAGCGCCGGGGCGAATTGCAGGACCGCATGGACGCCTTGAACCGGCGTGAGGAGATCTTCTCCGCCGCCGCCAAGTCGCAAAGCGGCAAGGCGCCGAGGAAGACCAAGGCCAATCCTGATCCGGTGGTAACGCTGCAGCAGGGGACCGAATTCGCCTTGAACCAGATGGAGGCGGTCTACCGAAGCAAGCGCAAGTGTCGGCTGGCACTCGATGCCGTGGAGCGGGAACTCGCGTCGGCGGCCAAGGGGGTCGCCTCGGCGCGCATCTGGGTCACTGGCAGCAAGGCCCAGGTGTCCTACCAGGTTGGCAGCGAGCGCTGGACCCCGACCTACGACCTCCGGTTCTCGGGGGAGGGGGGCGGCGAGTTGCTGCTGCACGCGAAGCTGCCGCAGCGCGAGAAGGGGGTGCAGTACCAGGTGGTGCGAGGGACCACGGCGAAGCCGGGTGCGGTCGAGCAGGTGCGCGGGGACTTCCCGGTCCTGGCACGCTATCCGCTCAACGCCACCTCTGCCGTCGGTGCCCAGCCTCCGGAGCGCTTCTCTTTTGCACCGATCGAGGCGAGTCTCCCTCCCGGGGAAGCCGCTTTGTACTGGAAGGGAGAGTATATCGGCAGCGCCCCGTTTGCCGGGGGAGGGAGCACCGGGTTTGCCTTGGGGCGCTAG